The region ATTAGCCGTGTAAAAGACCCACCCCTCCGATTCTCCCCGCGTTCTATTCGACGTGTGCGCAGCCCGCAAATCAAATCGGATAAGGGCGACCGGCAGGTCGCCCGTGGCGCCCCCGCGACCAAACACCGGCAAGTCGCCCGTGATAACCCTGCGACCCAACACCGGCAGGTCGCCCGTGACGACCGCGCGACCTAACGCCGGCAGGTCGTTCGTGACAACCCCGCGACCCAACGCCGCCGGTCGCCCGTGGCGCCCCCGCGACCCAACACCGCCGGTCGCCCGTGGCGACCGCGCGACCCAACACCGGCAGGTCGCCCGTGACGCCCCCGCGACCCAACGCCGCCGGTCGCCCGTGGCGCCCCCGCACCCCAACGCCGCCGGTCGCAACTGTGCTAGAGGTGTGTCGTGGCGTGCCGCGTGTCTACGGGCGACCGCCGGTCGCCCCTGCGGATGTGATCCGTGCGTAGCGCACACACCGAATACAACGCGGAAGGAATCGGATCGGCGTGTCGTTTATTCATCTACCCAACTACCATCTACCAACTACCCATCTACCGTCTACCACCCACCCATCTACGCGATTCCCGCACGTGTGTCGGGCGACCGCCGGTCGCCCCTGCGGATGTGATCCGTGAGTAGCGCACACACCGAATACAACACGGAGGGAATCGGATTGATGTGTCGTTTATTCATCTACCCAACTACCAACTACCACCTACCTATCTACCATCTACCACCTCCCGCGATCCACGCCAACGACACCGCCCAAGACAGACCAGTCACCCTAATATCGGATTTCTCAGTCCCTTGATTTTCCAATCTGTAAAACGTACTATGGTATCGCCTGCGCATATCGTTGCGGGCAATTTCTGAACGGTATCGGTGGGTGAGCCAGGATGAATATGATGCGTGATGGTATGAACGATGTTCCAGGTCGTGTGTTTCGCGCGACTCTTCGCGGTATTCCACACAGTGGTATCCGCATCGTGTTTCGTGTGGCCGTCTTGTGCGCGGGAGTAAGGTACGCGGCCCTTGTGCTCGTTTGTACCCTTGTTCTTTTCCGGACGGTCATGGCTGGACACGAGGCGAGGGAACACCGGCCAAATCTGCACGATGTCCGTGGTCCGGCGTCGTCCGGAATACCTGGAAGCGGATCGGCCACGAGTCCCACCCCCCTCCACATCCCGCGGCATTTTGCGGAGAATCGCGGGCAGTGGAGCAACGCAGTACTATACGCACATCAGGGCATACGATCGTCGATGTGGTTGCGGCAGGATGGTTTTGTATTTCGAACGTCAGCGGCGGTCCGCACGGTGGCAACCGGTGCGGGTGAACTGCGTCGGCTGGATCAGGATGTCGCCACACTGACGTACAGGTTTCACAATCCCTCGCGGCATTTGCGTGTTGTGGCCGAGCGGCGGGTGCAGGCGGTCTATCATTGGTACACCGATCCCGACAGCACCCGCTGGCGCGAGAATGTGCCCGCGTACGAACGTATCACGTACAGGAATGTGTGGCGCAACATCGACGTGGTGTTCGAGGGAGCGGATGGTGCGCTGGAACAACGCGTCGTCCTTCATCCCGGTGCGCGTCTGCGCGATGTGGCCTTCGATGTCGACGAAGAAGGGGATGCACGCGCCGCTTTGCGTGGCGCCCTGGCAGCGCAGCCGAATTCACGAGGGACCGCGGGACGTCAGACAAACCCCACAGTGCGTGGTATCAATAGTGGTACGCCAAATCGACGAGTGCAACTGGCCGAGATGAATCGCACACCCTTGCGCACTGAGTACTCGACATACTTCGGGGGCGCGGCTGATGAAACAGCGAGCATGATACGAGTGGATAATGATGGGAATATCATTCTCCGCGCGTGGGGCACGAACGGGAGTGGTGAACCTTTGATTGGGAACTGGTTTGCCGCTCCATTTGACGACTACCTTGTGAAAATGGCCTGCGATGGGAAAACGGTTGTATTTGGAACGTATCTCGGCTGGTATACCGGACCGAATATGTCCTACAATAGTAGTAACTGTTTCTGCTTAGGTCCGGATGGTTCAATCTATCTTGTCGGGTCAATGGCGAAAAATGAACACGATTATCCAACTACCGCGAATTCGCTACTCCCGCACCCCTCCACCACCGTGGGGAGTGATGGGAGAAATTATTCCGCAGGTGTGCTTCTTCGGATCTCAGAGTCGGGAAAACTACTATTTGGAACACATGTATACGGCCAATCCATCAAAAACGATGGAGCTTCGCCAAGTGTCGAAGACATGCTGTTCGCCGTGAACACAGATGCAGCAGGCGCTGTGTATGTGTCTGGCTTCGCGGGATATTCTCATCTGCCATTCATGGCCCGAAGGCCCGACTCGCTCGGTCTGCTCTCGCCGTATTCGTTTATTCTGCATCTGAACGCCGCATGTGACACTGTGCTCCATGCGCGGTACTTTCATTCCGGTGCCAGCATTCTGAATATGGCTGTAAACAGCCGTGGGCTGCTGGTCGTATCCGGAAATATTCACAGGACCGACCTTCCAGTGCGAGCGGCGCAACAACCCACAAATGGTGGCGGGTACGATCTCTTTGTCGCGGGGCTTGACGCGCAACTCGATTCGATCGTTTTTTGTACCTACCATGGCGGATCCGGCTGGGATCAGACAAGTCCCAATGCAATGTGCCTTGACGGCGACGACAACATTTACATCCAGGCAGCCACAGCATCGCAGGATTTTCCCGGCATCGATGGCTATCAACAAACATTCCGCGGAGACAGCGCTGCGCATTCCCCCATGTATGCGTATGATGTTGTTGTTAGTAAACTCACCCCACTGGCGCGCCTCATGCACGGCACATTTCTCGGTGGAACCCGTGAAGAGAACCAACAGGGTCTTGCGCTTGACCGAGTGGGCAAGGTCTATTCGTACTGTTACACCTGGTCACGGAATTACCCGTTGCACAACGCACTGCGCGACACGTTCGGTGTGGCCTCCTATGCACTTAGCATTCTTGACTCTGGTCTCTCTCGCATGCATATTTCTACATGTTGGGGTTCAGCGGACCACGGTTATAATTATGGCTGGAGACCATGGTCGTCACGATTTTCTAACTCTACCACATCCCTTGCCCTGACAGACAACGGCTATGTCTATCTGACAGGGCACGCGGGAGTGAACCTGCCGGTGTTCAACGCGTACAAGCCGACGCTGGGGGGCCGCTCCGACGTGTTTCTGACGCGGCTGTACCTGCCGTTCGACGGTCAGGACTATGTGTCGGGCGTGCTGCATATGCCGGATACGATACGGGTGAACCGGTCCCTGGGCCTCGTGTGGCCCGAGATCTTCCGCATCACCGCGGTGGTGACAAACACACATGCGGTGAAGACTGCGCATGCCCTGCGCGTGTCGCTGCAGCTCCCTCCCGGTCTCGTGTTCGATCCACCAGGGCAGGTGTCCTCACGTGTGGTGCCCGATCTTGCGGCGGGCCGCGCGGACTCGGTGTCGTGGACGGTGCGTGTGGACACATCGGTGTCGCCGGGCAATCGCGCGATACACGCGGAGTGGACGTTCGAGGATGCGTCTGTGCGGCAGAGCTGTCCGCCGAATGCGGGAGGCACAGCCGCCACGCTGACCATGCTGCATGTACCCGGCACACCGGGCGGCGAGGTGTCGTGCGCGCTGATCCTGCCCGATACAGTGACGGCGTCCGCACTGGATGCGGCGACAGTGGACGTGCCGGTGCACTTCACGATGCGGAACACGACAGCCCGGCCGCTCACCGTCGGTGAGTGCGGTGTGCAGTTGCCGCGCGGCATGGCGCTGCGCGTACAACCTGCCTCCGACACGGTGCGCGGCGGCTTTGTTCTGCCGGCGCACGGGAGCCGCGAAGAGCTGTGGATTGTGTCTGCGTCCGTGCGCGCCGCGACACGATCCCTCGGGATATCCTGTGTTGCGCGCGACACACTGGGCGCGCTTCTGACGTACTGCGCGGGGAGTGTGACCGTGGCGGGCCAGCCGCTGCAACCATGCGCGGCGACGGGCACGGAGGTGATACGTTTCACGCCGTCGGGCGCCGCTCTGACGGACACGGTCTGGGCGCGCTTCACGGTGGAAAATCCACTGGACACGGCGCGTATTGTGGAGAGCGCCACGCTCGATCTTGCGCAGGCGCCGCATCTTGTGCCGCACGCGGGTGTACCGCCGGTGCAGGGCCCGGTGTCGATCGCGCCGCGTTTCCGCCGCGTGTTTGTGTGGCCGCTGCGTGCGGCGTCGGCGCCCGTCACAACACAGACGGATACGGTACGTCTTGTTCTGCGTACACCGGAACGGACGGGCACGGGGCCTTGTGTGCACAACGTCGCACTGGTGCCGCTCTCGGACGTGCTCGAATGTGCGCTCACCGCACCGGAGCGCTGTACGCTCTCATCCGACGGCCGCATGTACGAACCCGCGACGTATATACTGCGTTGTGTGGTGCGGAATGCCGGATCGACCCGCTCGCGTGCAGGCCGAGTGGATCTGCATATCGTACCGTCCTCCGTGGCGGAGATCGCCGAGGCATTGACACGTGTGCTGCCACCGCTCGGAATGGGCGACAGCGTGGTGTTCGGCTGGTCGCTGCGTCCGCGCCTGCTGCGCGATCCCGTGATACTCTCGTACGAAGTGTCCGTGTACGATACGGTCGGTGTTGAGACACATCACTGCGCGACGCAGACCGCGCTCCCCGGCATCACGGACGATCTACGCTGCGCCCTTCACACACCCGATACACTCGTCTACACGGTGGCACGCGACACATACACGCCTGATCCGTTCACTGCGTCACTCGCGCTCGAGAACGTGCTCGACACAAGCCAGTCCGCAATCGAGGTGATGCTCGACCTTGCGCAGTCGCCGCATATCGCGCTCGTGTCGGGCGAGAGCGTGATGAAACAGGTGACGGGTATGGGCGCGCATGCAACCGACAGTGTGACGTGGCACCTGACGGTGGCGCAGCCGCGTCCGTCCACGATGGTGACGGA is a window of Ignavibacteriota bacterium DNA encoding:
- a CDS encoding T9SS type A sorting domain-containing protein; protein product: MAGHEAREHRPNLHDVRGPASSGIPGSGSATSPTPLHIPRHFAENRGQWSNAVLYAHQGIRSSMWLRQDGFVFRTSAAVRTVATGAGELRRLDQDVATLTYRFHNPSRHLRVVAERRVQAVYHWYTDPDSTRWRENVPAYERITYRNVWRNIDVVFEGADGALEQRVVLHPGARLRDVAFDVDEEGDARAALRGALAAQPNSRGTAGRQTNPTVRGINSGTPNRRVQLAEMNRTPLRTEYSTYFGGAADETASMIRVDNDGNIILRAWGTNGSGEPLIGNWFAAPFDDYLVKMACDGKTVVFGTYLGWYTGPNMSYNSSNCFCLGPDGSIYLVGSMAKNEHDYPTTANSLLPHPSTTVGSDGRNYSAGVLLRISESGKLLFGTHVYGQSIKNDGASPSVEDMLFAVNTDAAGAVYVSGFAGYSHLPFMARRPDSLGLLSPYSFILHLNAACDTVLHARYFHSGASILNMAVNSRGLLVVSGNIHRTDLPVRAAQQPTNGGGYDLFVAGLDAQLDSIVFCTYHGGSGWDQTSPNAMCLDGDDNIYIQAATASQDFPGIDGYQQTFRGDSAAHSPMYAYDVVVSKLTPLARLMHGTFLGGTREENQQGLALDRVGKVYSYCYTWSRNYPLHNALRDTFGVASYALSILDSGLSRMHISTCWGSADHGYNYGWRPWSSRFSNSTTSLALTDNGYVYLTGHAGVNLPVFNAYKPTLGGRSDVFLTRLYLPFDGQDYVSGVLHMPDTIRVNRSLGLVWPEIFRITAVVTNTHAVKTAHALRVSLQLPPGLVFDPPGQVSSRVVPDLAAGRADSVSWTVRVDTSVSPGNRAIHAEWTFEDASVRQSCPPNAGGTAATLTMLHVPGTPGGEVSCALILPDTVTASALDAATVDVPVHFTMRNTTARPLTVGECGVQLPRGMALRVQPASDTVRGGFVLPAHGSREELWIVSASVRAATRSLGISCVARDTLGALLTYCAGSVTVAGQPLQPCAATGTEVIRFTPSGAALTDTVWARFTVENPLDTARIVESATLDLAQAPHLVPHAGVPPVQGPVSIAPRFRRVFVWPLRAASAPVTTQTDTVRLVLRTPERTGTGPCVHNVALVPLSDVLECALTAPERCTLSSDGRMYEPATYILRCVVRNAGSTRSRAGRVDLHIVPSSVAEIAEALTRVLPPLGMGDSVVFGWSLRPRLLRDPVILSYEVSVYDTVGVETHHCATQTALPGITDDLRCALHTPDTLVYTVARDTYTPDPFTASLALENVLDTSQSAIEVMLDLAQSPHIALVSGESVMKQVTGMGAHATDSVTWHLTVAQPRPSTMVTEQIVARYRVVGDTAWRSCGAALHIGGGERIRAARCTARGHDTVWADMAAERVVPRPLQVLYTIENTGTVPLAACTAAIVAPAPFVLMSDSVQTYGTIDVGASVTRPWLLDVEDDRFVPGRYTLQWAAGCAGVDTAFTCAHTVTLQVGSPPGIVLTPLRLFFAAERGAALPAAQQVQLSTGGGLTMPWTLQSGASWLDVTPTSGDRGSVLRVQPNTTQRAEGVHETRIDLVSTWPLQPPQVEVEYVLSRSTGTSAAPAPADLAVNAVFPHPARGAVSITYTVSRAADATLLLHDALGRVVRTVATGAHAAGRHRATADLSGLAPGLYLAVLHTRGETAVRRVVLR